One genomic window of Nicotiana sylvestris chromosome 10, ASM39365v2, whole genome shotgun sequence includes the following:
- the LOC138879818 gene encoding uncharacterized protein: MGKYEFLVMSFGLTNAPMEFMDLVNRVFRPYLDSFVIVFIDDILIYSRSMEDHEQHLRVMLQTLREQKLYAKFSKCEFWLNYVSFLGHVVSGEGIKMDLNLRQRKWLELLKIYDITILYYQGKANVIVDALSRKAESMCIYAFISVEERPLALDIQSLANILVRLDISEPSRALACVMAHSSLFERIKDRQYDESYLLIEALSSLYIYGEQYRVSWLDKILGYEKEPVAIVNRQCKEMYDHSLFRLNEEFLCREKELEKFSSRLRELEAHSTRKEKESDELRATLEGTLREKYAFVEQAFNRLKFELLRHENRLRRTLDREKSLKLLCVKKESELLESKMEELEQLWGEVGWVKRELDELQAHVDPQVAAKKSVLAKVSTLEMQIWTARATDSARANMIARLESELSKTKAEVSVSATRVELRRTLGRASSSKEYAKCKSRRETLEEVHARGFDLSEEIEQAKAEEYDAKFLLSDAEDGEDEDVGPYLVLVYIAFINRTCSSLVAEVKEKQFDEPYLLQLKDEVHKPKTMAFEQGGVDGTLRYQNGLYHSSIKIVPYEALYGRRCRSPIGWFKVGEAELLRPNLVYQAMEKVKLIQEHLKTAQSRQNSYSVVWHRDLEFQVDDWVFLEVSPIKGVTKFGDKGKLSPIYIGTYRILQRIGKVAYKLELPPELAVVHPVFHMSYYNIQVSSIQITYHDIYVSSIQISWYNIHVSPVL; encoded by the exons ATGGGCAAATATGAGTTTttagtgatgtccttcggcttgaccAATGCCCCGATGGAATTTATGGATTTGGTTAATCGAGTGTTcaggccatatcttgactcatttgttattgttttcattgatgacatattgATCTACTCACGTAGTATGGAGGatcacgagcagcatttgagagttatgCTTCAGACATTGCGGgaacagaagctatatgctaagttctccaagtgcgagttctggttaaATTATGTGTCATTCTTGGGACATGTTGTATCAGGtgagggtattaag ATGGATCTTAATTTGCGGCAACGCaagtggcttgagttactaaagatctatgatattaccatccttTACTATCAGGGTAAGGCGAATGTGATCGTTGATGCCCTAAGCAGAAAGGCCGAGAGTATGTGTATTTATGCATTCATTTCGGTAGAGGAGAGGCCATTGGCTTTGGACATTCAATCCTTGGCTAACAtacttgtgaggttagatatttcagagcctagtcgagCTCTTGCATGTGTTATGGCCCactcttcattatttgagcggaTCAAGGATCGTCAGTATGATGAGTCATACTTGCTG atagaggctcTCAGTTCACTTTACATTTATGGAGAGCAATACAGAGTGAGTTGG CTAGACAAGATTTTGGGTTATGAgaaggagccagttgccattgttaACAGGCAG TGCAAGGAGATGTATGATCATTCCCTCTTCAGGCTTAACGAGGAGTTTTTGTGCCGTGAGAAGGAGCTTGAGAAATTTTCCTCGAGACTGCGAGAGTTAGAGGCTCATTCTACCCGGAAGGAGAAAGAGTCAGACGAGCTCCGGGCTACTTTGGAGGGAACACTCCGAGAAAAATATGCCTTTGTCGAGCAG gccttcaACAGGCTCAAGTTCGAGCTACTTCGTCACGAGAATCGGTTGCGGAGAACtttggatagggagaaatcccttaagcttctttgtgtGAAAAAAGAAAGCGAGTTG ttggagagcaAAATGGAGGAGCTGGAGCAACTTTGGGGTGAAGTTGGCTGGGTCAAACGTGAGCTAGACGAGCTGCAAGCCCATGTTGATCCCCAAGTTGCGGCCAAGAAGAGTGTTTTGGCTAAAGTTTCCACCCTGGAGATGCAAATATGGACTGCTCGTGCGACTGATTCTGCGCGGGCGAACATGATCgcaaggctcgagtctgagctttcGAAGACAAAGGCTGAGGTG AGTGTTTCCGCTACTAGAGTTGAGCTAAGGAGAACTCTTGGTCGAGCGAGCAGCAGTAAAGAGTACGCAAagtgcaaatctcggagggaaactctCGAGGAAGTTCATGCCAGGGGTTTTGATCTTTCGgaagagatcgagcaagccaaggcggaggagtatgatgccaagttccttctgtctgATGCCGAAGATGGCGAGGACGAGGACGTTGGGCCATATCTTGTTCTTGTGTATATAGCTTTCATA AACAGGACTTGTTCCTCCTTAGTAGCTGAAGTAAAGGAGAAACAATTTGATGAACCCTACTTGTTGCAGCTGAAAGATGAGGTACATAAGCCTAAGACAATGGCTTTTGAACAAGGGGGAgttgatggtactttgaggtaccaaaATGGACT ctaccattctagtatcaagatAGTACCGTACGAAGCTctgtatgggcgaaggtgtagatcgCCAATTGGTTGGTTCAAAGTTGGCGAAGCAGAGTTGTTgagaccaaatttggtctatcaggctatggagaaagtcaagttaATTCAGGAGCATTTGAAGACAGCTCAAAGCCGCCAAAATTCCTATTCAGTCGTGTggcatagagacctagagtttcaagttgatgattgggtgtttttggAAGTTTCACCTATAAAAGGTGTTACAAAATTTGGGGATAAAGGAAAGCTCAGTCCCATATACATTGGGACGTATAGGATCCTACAAAGGATCGGGAAAGTAGCTTATAAGTTAGAGTTGCCACCAGAATTGGCGGTTGTACACCCAGTATTTCACATGTCAtattataacattcaagtttccagtatTCAAATCACATATCATGACATTTATGTTTCCAGCATTCAGATCTCATGGTATAACATTCATGTTAGTCCAGTACTTTGA